The following are from one region of the Trichoderma breve strain T069 chromosome 5, whole genome shotgun sequence genome:
- a CDS encoding rad51 domain-containing protein has translation MTDLLHILPSFPLSAFAALIPTIERHALTTTDLLTTHPADLAKRTQLPIIDLRRFLAAIQASLSDDLASSRPLAPPPSSPSPSSTEEKQPQQPISTPSDEFISTLDDGLDEALGGGVPIGHITEFTGESGVGKTQFLLSLCLAVQLPAPRGLGKQALYISTESGLATRRLAQMLEGNTILQEASEAGTPASLDSIHSAVTPDLESQDHILEYQVPVLLSRHDIGLMIIDSVAANYRAEFERQGSHGSNMATRSAELIRLGALLRDLARRHNIAIVVANQVADRFASSTTPSVPRPLAMRSGMSPSHLESPLASRSMPPPSIIPNLSSTPSSSMPFSFSFPDDEQPASPALALDHQQRWFTGWGDDPRSSSSLKTPSLGLVWSTQISCRVALYKRPVYGRPTRIAAPISADDDVDVGSPTLKTWKRWMKVVFAPHVAASGQGIENATEYEVTMTGLKSVKKDKTKPAVVI, from the coding sequence ATGACGGACCTCCTCCAcattcttccctcttttcccctttctgcttttgctgctcttATTCCGACTATCGAACGACACGCCCTCACAACTACCGATCTGCTCACAACACACCCGGCAGACTTAGCAAAGCGGACTCAACTACCAATAATTGACTTGAGGCGCTTTCTTGCTGCTATACAGGCCTCTTTATCGGACGACCTTGCTTCTAGCAGGCCGCTTGCGCcaccgccgtcttcgccgtcgccgtcctcAACTGAGGAGAAGCAACCGCAACAGCCTATATCAACCCCCTCCGATGAGTTCATTAGCACCCTAGACGATGGATTAGATGAAGCACTCGGAGGCGGAGTGCCCATCGGTCATATCACAGAGTTCACTGGCGAGAGTGGGGTGGGCAAAACACAGTTTCTCCTCTCATTATGTCTAGCCGTACAACTCCCCGCTCCTCGTGGACTGGGCAAGCAAGCTCTCTACATCTCGACGGAATCTGGACTCGCAACTAGGCGTCTGGCCCAGATGCTCGAAGGGAATACGATTCTGCAAGAAGCCAGCGAAGCAGGAACTCCGGCGTCTCTAGATAGCATCCACAGCGCCGTCACTCCTGACCTTGAGTCTCAGGACCACATCTTGGAATATCAGGTACCCGTGCTGCTATCCAGACATGATATAGGCCTCATGATTATCGATTCTGTGGCTGCCAACTATCGTGCCGAATTCGAACGCCAGGGCTCCCATGGCTCTAACATGGCCACTCGCAGCGCTGAGCTCATCCGATTAGGTGCTCTACTTCGCGATCTTGCTCGAAGACACAACATTGCCATTGTTGTAGCAAATCAAGTCGCCGACCGCTTCGCATCCTCCACCACGCCCTCCGTCCCACGCCCGCTTGCCATGAGAAGCGGCATGTCGCCGTCTCACCTCGAGAGCCCCCTCGCCTCGCGAAGCATGCCCCCTCCATCAATCATACCGAACCTCTCCAGCACGCCCTCATCCTCCATGCCGTTCTCCTTCTCATTCCCAGACGACGAACAGCCTGCATCGCCCGCCCTTGCGCTAGATCACCAGCAACGCTGGTTCACCGGCTGGGGCGACGACCCccgcagctccagctctctgAAAACCCCGAGTTTGGGGCTCGTCTGGTCTACGCAGATATCTTGTCGCGTAGCCCTCTACAAGCGACCTGTGTATGGCCGCCCAACGAGGATAGCCGCTCCTATTTCTGCGGATGACGATGTGGATGTGGGATCACCGACGCTCAAGACTTGGAAGAGGTGGATGAAGGTGGTGTTTGCGCCGCATGTGGCTGCTTCGGGGCAGGGCATTGAGAATGCGACGGAATACGAAGTAACAATGACGGGGTTGAAATCTGTAAAGAAGGATAAAACAAAACCAGCTGTGGTGATATAG